The Pirellulales bacterium genome window below encodes:
- a CDS encoding phosphotransferase, giving the protein MSFAEPDFAQILAAYSGDYRLKRSCRRIISGFSGSKIWRLETAAGPLCLRCWPPESPDINRLRYIHSVLAEVAAAGFRQIPQPIPALDGVTFVEKFDHHWELSPWLPGEPDRPDRLDHSSSAVRIQAACSALAAFHRAAHRAEGFQSLGSAPGLLARIEHLRTLLAGGIHELCRQIERHQARWPDLAQRSQPFIGLFVRAAPDVLRRITALAALQVPIQSCIRDVHRDHILFVDDAVTGIVDFGSMKPDSVASDIARLLGSMAIDHAHLWEEGLAIYSQIRSLSADERRLIRAYDQSAVLLSGIHWLQWLFAEGRRFERPAAVLHRFDVMMQRLARLAA; this is encoded by the coding sequence GTGAGCTTCGCCGAACCAGATTTTGCCCAGATTTTGGCCGCTTATTCCGGCGATTACCGCCTGAAACGCTCCTGCCGTCGGATAATTTCGGGGTTTAGCGGTTCCAAGATCTGGCGGTTGGAAACCGCGGCCGGGCCGCTCTGCCTGAGATGTTGGCCGCCAGAGTCGCCCGACATCAATCGGCTTCGGTATATTCACTCGGTTTTGGCCGAAGTTGCTGCTGCCGGCTTTCGTCAGATTCCGCAGCCGATCCCGGCGCTCGATGGAGTGACCTTTGTTGAGAAATTCGATCATCATTGGGAACTTTCTCCCTGGTTGCCGGGCGAGCCGGATCGCCCAGATCGGTTGGACCATTCGAGTTCAGCCGTGCGTATACAAGCTGCCTGTTCCGCCCTGGCAGCGTTCCATCGCGCGGCACATCGCGCCGAGGGATTTCAGTCGCTCGGATCGGCGCCGGGGTTGTTAGCCCGGATCGAGCATTTGCGGACGCTCCTTGCGGGCGGAATTCATGAACTCTGCCGTCAAATCGAGCGGCACCAAGCTCGTTGGCCAGATTTGGCTCAGCGTTCGCAGCCTTTCATCGGCCTCTTTGTTCGAGCGGCCCCCGACGTGCTTCGCCGCATCACGGCACTGGCGGCATTGCAAGTGCCAATCCAGTCCTGCATTCGCGATGTTCACCGCGACCATATCCTATTTGTGGACGACGCCGTCACCGGCATTGTCGATTTCGGCTCGATGAAACCCGACAGCGTGGCATCCGACATCGCCCGATTGCTGGGAAGTATGGCGATCGATCATGCGCATCTTTGGGAAGAAGGGCTGGCGATCTACTCACAAATTCGCTCGCTTTCGGCTGACGAACGCCGGTTGATCCGCGCTTACGACCAATCCGCCGTGCTCCTATCGGGCATTCATTGGCTTCAGTGGTTGTTCGCCGAAGGCCGCCGATTCGAACGTCCTGCGGCGGTCCTACACCGATTCGATGTCATGATGCAGCGATTGGCGCGACTGGCGGCTTGA